A window of Staphylococcus lloydii genomic DNA:
GTATTTTCAAAAATGAATTTAGCTGAAAGTTATAAAGGGGTCAATGTTAAAGGTGATGGCTTTTTTGCTAATAAAACAGGATCTCGTTTTAAACAAGCATTAAACGATGCGTGGGCATTTTTATACCCAATGTTACCTTATCTATTTATTGGTGTATTTATTGGTGCCTTTATATATGGATTCATACCTGAAGAATTTATAACTAAGTATGCAAGTGGTGATGGTTTTATATCGGTGTTTATTGCTTCTGTTATCGGTATCCCTATGTATATCAGACCAGAAACAATGTTACCTATAGCCGAAGCATTAGTATCAAAAGGTATGTCGCTAGGAACAGTAGTTGCATTAATAATTGGTGGTGCTGGCGCAAGTATTCCAGAGGTCGTATTGCTATCTAAGCTATTCAAGAAAAAATTTGTAATATCATTCATTATTGCAATTTTAATTGTAGCCATTGCTACAGGTTTGATTGTGAATATCATTATTTAAAGGAGGTGAAATAATGGGTATTAAAGACGCATTAAAAAAAATAAAACCTCAAGAACAGTCATGTTGTTCGGTAGAAATTGAGGAAAAGAACGAAAAAAAAGAAAAAGATGAAAAAGAGCAAGAAGATAATAACAATTGCTGTAACAAGTAATATAAGGGCCTGGAATTTATATCCAGGCCCTTATATTAATCTATTTTGCTACGCTTTTCTATATTTATTCTACAATAATTAAAAAAGGACATATTTTGAAATCAATGTGTCTTTGAAAATGGTTACCTCTATATTATGCTTTGATTTCTACAGGTTCACTAAAGTGATTTTCTATAATTCTTGTTATTTCTTTACCTAGTGGTCCTTTTATTGTGAAAGTTTTTTTGAAATAAGAACCTAAAATACCTAGACCTGCTGCTGCACCGACACCTTTTCCAATGCCTTTGCCTATCGTTTTTATGATGTTACTCATGATTATCATTCCTTTCATTATAATTAATATTATTTGTAAAACATTGTCTGCTTGGTTTACTTTTGAACTTGTTGTTTTAAATATGTTAATTGTAGTAAAAGTAATTCATCAATCACTTGTTCTCTTAAATCAGGGGGTGAAATGATACGTATATTGGATTGATATATAAAACGGAGTTGAATAGCTTCGACTCTTGTCATCTTGAAAGTGACAATAAGATAATGTGCATCATATTTTTCTATTACATGAATTTGATAAAATCGATGCATTTTTGACCACACATCTTTACCGATTTAAAACGTGATATAGGTTTGTAACTTTGATTTTTCTTGTATATCCACGGATTTTTCAGACAAACTCAGATTCATTTGATTAATATCATCTATATAAATTTCATTCATTGCGCGAACAACTAATGATGCTGGCAAAATACCTGTTTGATTTTTATCAATTTCAAAGCGGTCAAGATATTTTAGTAATGTAGTTCGATGACCTGAATGATGTTTGATGATTAATAATTTAAGATATTGATAAAAGTAATGACTTAATTTGGGTGTCGTCAGGTATAAAGCAGTCAAAATATCATACATAAAATGCATATTTTCATGCTTATCTTGTTCGAGCTTATAACTTTCTGATTTATAATCGTACGTGATTGCTTTAGGTGTACTGATCCACGATTTACTTTCATATAAGAAGTTTCTGGTATCGTCGATATCTCTTTGTATCGTCCTAGGACTCGTATAGAGTTCTAATGTAAGTGATTGTTTGTTGACGGATTTATTCTGTAGTAAACGATGGTATATTGTTAATATTCGAAATGCACGATCCAATATGTCACCTCCTTTAAGTTATACATTACAAAATAGGTTTGTCACAATAAGTCAATCCTCCGTATATTTAATAAAAGTTGTGAAAAATATTTTTTAGATAAATACATTGATATAAAGAGATTTTATAAATATTGATAAGTGAAGAAATAGCGGTAATGACAAAATACGGCTATACCTCTACTTTTAAATTATGTTTTCTAATGGAATAGGCGTTACTATTTGAGAAAATAACATGGTCATAAAATAAAATGCCCATCATTTCACTGATGAGCATTAATCGTTCGGTCATATTGATATCTTCAGGAGAGGGTGTTA
This region includes:
- a CDS encoding permease, with amino-acid sequence MIDSIMEFIKTFLMLFFELLLLFIVVSFIVSLIQQVVSEEKIKKLLSKPNKAVNYILGMVFGAVTPFCSCSTIPILAGLLNSKVPFGPAMSFLIASPLMNPLMIFMLWALLGWKVAIVYFVVLAIFSILTGLVFSKMNLAESYKGVNVKGDGFFANKTGSRFKQALNDAWAFLYPMLPYLFIGVFIGAFIYGFIPEEFITKYASGDGFISVFIASVIGIPMYIRPETMLPIAEALVSKGMSLGTVVALIIGGAGASIPEVVLLSKLFKKKFVISFIIAILIVAIATGLIVNIII